A segment of the Streptomyces sp. NBC_00376 genome:
AACCCGTTCTGGCACAGCGCGAAGAAACAGGAAGCCACGGAATCACCTACCCACACCGTGCCGCGCAGCGGCACAGCAACAGGTAGGGACGGCCAGAATCCTCGCCCTTCAGGGCGAGGAGCATGTCAAGAGTACAACCCCCGCAAACCCGATCGGCCTCGCCCTGATCGTCATCAGCGTGCTGCTCGTCGGCGGGATGCTCCTGCTCATGCAACTTCGCGCGGGACCGTTCGCGTACCCGTCGACCCCCACACCGGTGAGCACGGAGACCGACGACACATGGCGGTACGTGCCGGGGGCGGAGGACCCCGGCACGTACGGGAACACCGGGTCCGATCCCTCCACGCCGCCGGAGGGCGACGACCCGGCGCCGTGACGCGGACGACCGGATTCACGGGCGGAGGAATTCCGGGCCCACGGCAACCGCGCCGTGGGCCCGTCCCTCGCGAGGCCTACTCCGTCGGCTCGACGCCCGCGCGCAGCAGCCCGTAGGTGTACGCGTCCTCCAGGGCCTGCCAGGACGCGGCGATGACGTTCTCGGCGACGCCGACCGTCGCCCAGTCGCCGGCGCCGTCGCCGGTGGTGATGAGGACTCGGGTGGTGGACTCGGTGCCGGTGCGGCCTTCGAGGATGCGGACCTTGTAGTCGATGAGCTCCAGCTTGGCGAGCTGGGGGTAGATGCGTTCCAGGGCGACGCGGAGCGCCCGGTCGAGGGCGTTGACGGGGCCGTTGCCCTCGGCGGTGGCGACGATGCGTTCGCCCTTGGCCCAGAGCTTCACGGTGGCCTCGTTGGCGTGGGTGCCGTCGGGGCGGTCCTCGACGATGGCGCGCCAGGACTCGGTGCGGAAGTAGCGGCGTACCCGGCCCTCGGCCTCGGCGCGCAGCAGCAGTTCGAAGGAGGCGTCGGCGGCCTCGTACGTGTAGCCCTTGAGCTCGCGCTCCTTGACCCGCTCGACGACCCGGCCGACGAGCGCCCGGTCGCCGCCGAGGTCGATACCGAGCTCCTTGCCCTTGAGCTCGATGGAGGCGCGGCCCGCCATGTCGGAGACCAGCATCCGCATGGTGTTACCGACCAGGGCGGGGTCGATGTGCTGGTAGAGGTCGGGGTCGACCTTGATCGCGGAGGCGTGCAGTCCGGCCTTGTGGGCGAAGGCAGAAACACCCACATAGGGCTGGTGAGTGGAGGGAGTGAGGTTGACGACCTCGGCGATGGCGTGCGAGACGCGGGTCATGTCGGCGAGCGCGCCCTCGGGCAGGACCGCCTTGCCGTACTTGAGTTCCAGGGCCGCGACGACGGGGAAGAGGTTGGCGTTGCCCACCCGCTCGCCGTAGCCGTTGGCGGTGCACTGGACATGGGTGGCGCCCGCGTCGACGGCGGCGAGGGTGTTGGCGACGGCGCAGCCGGTGTCGTCCTGGGCGTGGATGCCGAGCCGGGCGCCGGTGTCGGCGAGCACGGTGGCGACGACGGCCTGGACCTGGGCGGGGAGCATGCCGCCGTTGGTGTCGCAGAGGATGACCACATCGGCGCCGGCCTCGGAGGCGGCGCGCACGACGGCCTTGGCGTACTCGGGGTTGGCGCGGTAGCCGTCGAAGAAGTGCTCGCAGTCCACGAAGACCCGGCGGCCCTGCTCACGGAGGTAGGAGACGGTGTCGACGACCATCTCCAGGTTCTCTTCGAGGGTGGTGCGCAGCGCCAGTTCCACATGGCGGTCGTGGGACTTGGCGACCAGCGTGATGACCGGGGCGCCGGACTCCAGCAACGCCTTGACCTGAGGGTCCTCGGCGGCCCTGCCACCGGCCCGGCGGGTCGCGCCGAAGGCGACCAGCTCGGCGTTCTTGAATTCGATCTCCTGCTGCGCGCGGGCGAAGAACTCGGTGTCGCGGGGGTTGGCGCCGGGCCAGCCGCCCTCGATGAAGCCCACGCCGAAGTTGTCCAGGTGCCGGGCGATGGTCAGCTTGTCCGCGACCGTCAGGTTGATGCCTTCACGCTGGGCCCCGTCGCGCAGTGTGGTGTCGAAGACATGGAAACTGTCGTCGGTGGGCTTGGCCTTGGTGGTCATGCTGGTCTGACTCCTGTCGGATGAGCGGATCCGGACGATCTGGCTCCACTTGCCCCCATCATCCCGCGTGCGTCTCGCGCCGGCCGAGGTGAGGGCCGGAAAACGAAAAAACCCCTCGCGGGTGCGAGAGGTCTGCGCGCGGGTCTGGGGCACGGTGGCCGTGCCGCACGAGGTGGTACGGGACGGTCACTGCGGACCGGCGCGCCTGCTGCCGATAATCATGGCGTTCGAGGGCACGGAAGCAGTCTTGCACAGGGCCGCCTCCGTGCCCCGACCCGTCTCAGGATGCGGGCGTGACGCTCGTCGCGCCGGACGGCTCCGCGTCCGCCCGGTCCGCGTCCTCGGCACCGACCCGGCCCAGGTCGATGTCGCGGGTCTCGCGCATGGTCAGGTAGACGACCAGGGAGACCGCCGCGCAGCCTGCCACGTACCAGTAGAAGCCGGACTCGATGCCCGCCTTCTTGAACCAGAGCGCGACGTATTCGGCGGTGCCGCCGAAGAGCGCGTTGGCGATGGCGTACGGGAGGGCGACGCCCAGGGCGCGGATACCGGTCGGGAAGAGCTCCGCCTTCACACAGGCGTTGATCGAGGTGTAGCCGGTGACGACGACCAGGGCGAGCAGCGCCAGGCCGAACGCGGGCCAGAACGTGCCCGCGTGCTTGAGCATCGTCATGATCGGCACGGTCAGGAAGGTGGAGCCGACGGCGAAGGTGATCAGCAGCGGGCGGCGGCCGATCCGGTCGGAGAGCATGCCGGCCAGCGGCTGGATGCACATGAAGACGAACAGGGCGCAGAAGCTGACGAGCGAGGCGGTGGGCTTGTCCATCCCCGCGCTCTTGGACAGGAACTTGGAGAGGTAGGTCGTGTACGTGTAGTACGCGACGGTCCCGCCCATGGTCAGCGCCATCACCAGGAACGCCTCGCGCTTGTGCCGCCACAGCGCCTTCAGCGTGCCGCGGTCGGCCTCCTCGGCGGCGCCGGACTCCGCGTACACCTCGGTCTCCAGCATCGAGCGGCGCAGGTAGAAGACGATCGCGGCGGCGAGCGCACCGACGATGAACGGGATGCGCCAGCCCCAGCTGTGCAGGGCCGCCTCGGACATGTTGCGCTGGAGGACGATCTGCAGGCCGAGGCCGACGAGCTGTCCCGCGGTCATGGAAACGTACTGGAAGCTGGAGGCGAAGCCGCGCCGGTGGGGGGCGGACGCCTCGGTGAGGTACGTGGCGCTGGCGGCGTACTCGCCCCCGACGGACAGGCCCTGGAGCAGCCGGGCAACCAGCAGGACGGCGACCCCGCCGTACCCCGCGACGTCGTACGTCGGTGCGGCTGCGATGAGGATCGCGGAGGCCGACATGAGCGTGACGGTGAGGGTGAGCGCCGCCTTGCGGCCCCTGCGGTCGCCGATCCGGCCGAGCAGCCAGCCGCCGACCGGCCGCATGAAGAAGCCGACGGCGAAGATGCCCATGGTGTTCATGAGATTGGCGGTCTCATTGCCTTCGGGGAAGAACGAATCCGCGAAGTAGACCGCGAAGGTCGCGTACACGAACCAGTCGAACCACTCGACCATGTTGCCGGCCGAACCGACCCAGATTTTCTTCCACTGCTCTCGTCCCATGGTCCGTCACCGTGCCCGAACAGCGGGGACCGGAACAAGGGCGCAATGCGCAACGATCGCGCGTACTTACGTGCGTTTCGTTCACGGCGCGGCGGCCGCTACCGGACGGCGAGCGACTCCTCGATGAACTCTCGTACCTGTGCCAGGACTTGGGGACGGCCGGTGCCGGGGAGGCCGACCGCGACATGGACGCTGAAGCCGTCGAGCAGGGCGCGCAGCCGGGTCGCGAACCGCCCGGCGTCGACCGGGCGGAACTCCCCGGCCGACGCGCCCCGCTCCAGCAGGTCCACCAGGTCGCGGTGCCAGGCGGCCTCGATGGCGGCCTGCCGGGCGCGCGCGTCGTCGTCCGCGTTCTGCGAGCGGTTCCACACCTCCAGCCAGAGCGTCCAGTGCGGATCGCGGGGGCCGTCGGGCAGGTACAGGTCGATGTACCCGTCGAGCCGTTCGCGGGCCGTCGCGGACCCGGCCATCAGTGCGCCGCGCTCCGCGCCGAGCCGTCCCTCGCTCCACTCCAGGGTCTGGAGCAGCAGCTCGTCCTTGGTGCGGAAGTAGTAGAGGAGGTGTCCGCTGCTCATCTGGACCTCGCGGCCGAGTCCGGCCATGGTGAGGCCGTCGAGCCCCCGTTCGGCGATGGTGGCCATGGCGGCGGCCAGCAGTTCCTCACGGGGCGGGGCGGTGTTGCGACGACGTGGCGCGGGGGGCACGGTTCAGACCTTCGGCTGCTGTTGCGTGATGCAGTGGATGCCTCCACCGCCGGCAAAGATCGTACGGGCGTCGACGAGGGTCACCGTACGGTCGGGGAACAGCTCGCCGAAGATGGCCGCCGCCTCCTTGTCGCGCGGGTCGTCGAAGGCGCAGAGGACCACACCCCCGTTGCAGAGGTAGTGGTTGATGTAGGAGTAGTCGACCCACTCCCCGTCCGCCTGCAGCACGGTGGGCGCCGGGACCTCGACGACGTTCAGCGAGCGGCCCCTGGCGTCGGTGGCCTCGCGCAGGATGCGCACCGTCTCGCGGGTGACCTCGTGGTCGGGGTGGGCCGGGTCCGGCTGGACGTGGGCTACGACGGTGCCGGGGCGGGCGAACGCGGCGACGATGTCGACATGGCCGAGGGTGCCGTACATGCCGTAGTCACCGGAGAGTCCGCGCGGCAGCCAGATGGCCTTCTCGGTGCCGAGCCGGGCGTGGATCTCGGACTCGACCTGCTCGCGGGTCCAGTCGGGGTTGCGCTCCTTGCCGAGCTGGACGGTCTCGGTGAGCAGTACGGTGCCCTCGCCGTCCACATGGATGGCGCCGCCCTCGTTGACCAGCCGGGAGCTCTGCACGGGTACGTCGGCGAGCTCGGCGACGGAGCGGGCGATGTGCTGGTCGTGCTCCCAGCGGGCCCAGTCCTGGGCGCCCCAGCCGTTGAACATCCAGTCGACGGCGGCCAGTCGGTTCCCGTCGGTGACGAAGGTGGGGCCGATGTCCCGCATCCAGGCGTCGTCGAGGGGGCGGACGGCCAGCTCGACGTCCGGGCCGAGGAGCGCGCGGGCGCTGTCCTCCTGGCCGGGGCCCACCACCATCGTGACGGGCTCGAAGCGGCGCACGGCGCGGGCGACGGTGGCCCAGGCGGCGCGGGCCTCGTCCAGTTCGGCGTCGGTTTCGAAGGTCGGGTTGGGGCCCGGCCAGGCCATCCAGGTGCGTTCGTGCGGGGCCCACTCGGGCGGCATGCGGAAGGTCACTGCGGTGTCCTTAGAGGAAGTAGAGGCGGTTGAGAGAGACGGAGTCGGCGGGCTCGGAGCGCAGCGGGTCGCCGTCCAGGGTGACCAGACCGCTGCGGGCGTCCACGGCGACCTCTCCGGTGCGGGAGTTGTGGATCAGGTCGCCGGGGCCGATGCCGCGGGTGCCGCGCACGCCGACGCGGCGGCGGCGGGTGGGCATCGAGTCGGCGCCGAGCTGGGTCGCCGCCTGCGAGACGAAGGCCACCGAGAGGTCGGCGGCGGTGGCTCCGTACGCCCCGAACTGCGGTCCCAGGACGAGGGGTTCGCAGGTGTCGGTGGCGGCGTTCGGGTCGCCCGTGACGCCGTACGCGGGGAAGCCGGACTTCAGCACGAGCTGCGGCTTGGCGCCGAAGAACTCGGGACGCCACAGCACGATGTCGGCCATCTTGCCGGTCTCGATGGAGCCGATCTCGTGCGAGAGACCGTGGGCGATGGCGGGGTTGATGGTGAGCTTGGCGATGTAGCGCAGCACCCGGGCGTTGTCGTCCGCCGGGCCGTCGCCCTCCATCGGGCCGAGCTCGGCCTTCATCTTCCCGGCCATCGCGAAGGTGCGGCGCACCGTCTCGCCGGCCCGTCCCATGCCCTGCGCGTCGGACGAGGTGATGCCGATGGCCCCCAGGTCGTGCAGGACGTCCTCGGCGCCCATCGTCCCGGCGCGGATCCGGTCGCGGGCCATGGCGGCGTCGCCCGGCAGGTCCGTCTTGAGGTCGTGTACGGAGACGATCATCCCGTAGTGCTCGGCGACGGCGTCCCGGCCGAAGGGCAGCGTGGGGTTGGTGGACGAGCCGATGACGTTCTCGACGCCCGCCATCTTCAGGACGTTGGGGACGTGTCCGCCGCCGCAGCCCTCGATGTGGAACGCGTGGATCGTGCGGCCTTCCAGGACCTTCAGGGTGTCCTCGACCGACAGGCACTCGTTCAGCCCGTCGCTGTGCAGGGCGACCTGGACGTCGTGCTCCTCGGCGACCCGCAGCGCGGTGTCCAGGGCGCGGGTGTGGGCGCCCATGTCCTCGTGCACCTTGAAGCCGCAGGCCCCGCCCTCCGCGAGCGCCTCGACCAGCGGGGCCTGGTGCGAGGACGAACCGCGGCCCAGGAAGCCGATGTTGACCGGCCAGGCGTCGAAGGCGTTGAAGGCGTGGCGCAGCGCCCAGGGCGAGTTGACGCCGACGCCCCAGACCGGGCCGAACTCCTGGCCGATGATCGTGGTGACGCCGGAGGCGAGCGAGGCCTCCATGATCCGCGGCGAGAGCAGGTGGACATGGGTGTCGACGGCGCCCGCCGTCGCGATCATCCCCTCGCCGGAGACGATGGTCGTGCCCGTGCCGACGACGACGTCCACGCCGTCCAGGGTGTCCGGGTTGCCGGCCCGGCCGATCGACGCGATCCGGCCCTCGCGGATGCCGATCGACACCTTGCGGATGCCCTGCACGGCGTCGATGACCAGCACATTGCTGATGACGACGTCACAGGTGTCGCGGACCGCGGCGGCCTTGAGGTGCAGCCCGTCGCGGGCGGTCTTGCCGAATCCGGCGAGGAACTCCTCGCCGTACTCCTGCGCGTCGGACTCGACGCGGACGGTCAGGCCCGAGTCGCCGAGGCGGACGCGGTCACCGGCGCGCGGGCCGTGCGTGGCGGCGTACGCGTGGGGGTCTATGTGCCGGCTGCCCGGCGCGCAGTGGTCGTTGTGCTTGGTCGGCCTGCTCATGCGCCTGTTCCCTTCACTCCCAGATATCCGCAGGCCGCGGCGCGCCGCAGGGCCTCTTCGCGCGCGCCCGGCGCGTCCAGCGGACCGTCGACGAGACCGGCGAAGCCGATCGCCACGCGCGCGCCGCCTATGGGCACCAGGCCCACCTCGACGCTCTCCCCCGGCCCGAACCGCACGGACGACCCGGCGGGGACGGCGAGCCGCATGCCGTAGGCGGCCTCGCGGGCGAAGTCGAGCCGCGGGTTGGCCTCGAAGAAGTGGAAGTGCGAGGTCACGGAGACCGGCACGGTCGCGGTGTTGAGGACGCTCAGCCGCACCGCGGGCTCCGGCTCGGGCGTGGCGGGCCCGGGAACGACGGCCCCGGGACCCTCGTCGCCCAGCCCTTCGCCCAGCGGCCGGGAGATCACGGCGAGCCGGGAACCGTCGTCGAAGACGGCCTCCACATGGACCTCGGTGACGACGTCGGCGACGCCCGGCAGCACGTCGTCGGGGCCCAGCACGGACCGCGCCGCCTCGATGGCCTCGGCCAGCCGGAGCCCGTCCCGGGCGGCCTCGCAGACCGTGTCCGCGATCAGCGCCGTCGCCTCGGGCACATTGAGCTTGAGGCCCCGGGCGCGGCGGGCACGGGCCAGTTCGGCCGCACTGAAGAGCAGCAGCCGGTCACGTTCCGTCGGAGTCAGTCGCACGTCTCCACACCTCTCGGTTTAGAGCGCCACTCTAACTCATGGTTAGAGTGGCGCTCTAATATGTGAGAGGGCACACCCCGGGGTGCGGGAGGACGCGTCCGGGCAGACGAAAGCCGCGCCCGCCGGTAAGCGGGGCGCGGCTTTTCGTTACTACGGGGCCCGATCCGAACGAGAGGCCCTAGCCGAGGGGGTGCATCCAGCCGTGGGTGTCCTCGGCGACACCGCGCTGGATGTCGAGCAGGCGCTCGCGCAGCTTCATCGTGACCTCGCCGGGCGTGCCGTTGCTCTGGGTCCACTCGCCGCCCTCGGACTTCACTGTGCCGACGGGGGTGATGACGGCGGCGGTGCCGCAGGCGAAGACCTCGGTGAGGGTGCCGTCGGCGGTGTCGTCGCGCCACTGGTCGATGGAGACGCGGCCCTCCTCCGACTCGTAGCCGAGGTCGCGGGCGACCTTGAGCAGCGAGTCACGGGTGACACCGGCGAGCAGCGAGCCGGTCAGGGCCGGGGTGACGATCTTGTTCCCGTACACGAAGTACAGGTTCATGCCGCCGAGCTCCTCGACCCACTTGTGCTCGACCGCGTCGAGGTAGGCGACCTGGTCGCAGCCCTTCTCGGCGGCCTCGGCCTGGGCGAGGAGGGACGCGGCGTAGTTGCCGCCGGTCTTGGCGTCGCCCATGCCGCCGGGGACGGCGCGGACCCGGTTCTCGGAGAGCCAGATCGAGACCGGCTTCACACCGCCGGGGAAGTACGCGCCGGCCGGCGAGGCGATCACCAGGAACAGGTACTCGTTGGCGGGCCGCACACCGAGGCCGATCTCGGTCGCGATCATGAACGGGCGCAGGTAGAGGGACTCCTCGCCGCCGTGCGCCGGAACCCAGGCCTGGTCCTGCTTGACCAGCGCGTCGCAGGCCGCGATGAACGTCTCGACCGGCAGCTCGGGCATGGCCAGCCGGCGGGCGGAGGCCTGGAAGCGCTTGGCGTTGGCCTCGGGACGGAAGGTGGCGACCGAGCCGTCGGGCTGGCGGTAGGCCTTGAGGCCCTCGAAGATCTCCTGCCCGTAGTGCAGGGTCATGTTGGCGGGGTCGATCGACAGCGGCGCGTACGGCACGAGCTGGGCGTCGTGCCAGCCGCGGCCCTCGGTCCACCTGATCGTCACCATGTGATCGGTGAAGCGGCGGCCGAATCCGGGATTGACCATGCTCGCCTCGCGCTCCGCGTCGGACAGTGGGTTCGAGGAGGGCTTGAGCTCGATCGTGGGCGTCGTCATGAGTGCGTGTCCTTCACCGTTGTGTGTGTTGGACCGCGCTCACGCCGCTCCTGCCAGACAGGTGCTAGGACGTCCGAGTTTTGTTGCGAGCCACGGCCCCGTTCGATTATCGCTCCCGGGTGGCCGTGCACGAAACGACGCGATCGCGGTCCAGTGGTCGATGGTGGCACCCGGGGCCGCGCAAGGTGAAGCCGCCGGGTGCGGTGGTTGCCCGGCGGCTTCGAAACGGAGTCGTCGGGTCAGTTCGCTACGCGTACCGCGAGCGCGTCGCCGATCTGGTCGGTCGTACGGCTCGTCGAACTGTCGCGCTCCGCGAGGTCGGCGGAGACGGCGTCCTCGATGCGCACGGCCTCGGCCTCGTAGCCGAGGTGGCGCAGCAGGAGGGCGACGGAGAGGACCGTGGCCGTCGGGTCGGCCTTGCCCTGGCCCGCGATGTCGGGGGCGGAGCCGTGGACCGGCTCGAACATCGACGGGAAGGTGCCCGTCGGGTTGATGTTGCCGGACGCGGCCAGGCCGATGCCGCCGGTCACGGCAGCGGCGAGGTCGGTGAGGATGTCGCCGAAGAGGTTGTCGGTGACGATGACGTCGAAGCGCTCCGGCTGGGTGACGAAGAAGATCGTCGCGGCGTCGACGTGCAGGTAGTCGGTGGTGACCTCGGGGTACTCGGTCGCGACCTTGTCGAAGATGTTCTTCCACATGTGGCCGGCGTACACGAGGACGTTGTTCTTGTGCACCAGCGTCAGCTTCTTGCGCGGGCGGGCGTTCGCCCGCTCGAACGCGTCCCGGACGACGCGCTCGACGCCGTACGCGGTGTTGACGCTGACCTCGGTGGCGACCTCGGCCGGCGTACCGGTGCGCAGCGAGCCGCCGTTTCCGGTGTACGGGCCCTCGGTGCCCTCGCGGACGACGACGAAGTCGATGTCGGGGCGGCCGGCCAGCGGGGTCGCAGTGTTCGGGAACAGCTTCGACGGCCTCAGGTTGATGAAGTGGTCGAAGGCGAACCGCAGCTTCAGCAGGAGCCCGCGCTCCAGGACGCCCGACGGCACGGAGGGGTCTCCGATCGCGCCGAGCAGGATGGCGTCGTGGGCCTTGAGGGCTTCGAGCTCCGCGTCCGGGAGGGTTTCACCGGTGCGGTGCCACCGCTGGGCGCCAAGGTCGTACTCCTTGGTCTCCAGCTTCACATCCTGCGGGAGAACAGCGTTGAGGACCTTGAGGCCCTGGGCCACGACCTCCTGGCCGATACCGTCACCGGGGATCACTGCGAGATTGATGCTGCGAGACATGTCCGCACCCTACTGCGCGTCCCACCCCATGACACGTCATGTCCACCATACGGACGCACGGGGAGCTGTACGTGTACCGCTCACCTACTCGGCGGTACGGCGTCGGGCAATGGGTGGACGTTCTGCTCCATGCGGGAGAGCGGCCGAGACCGTGGAGTGGTCCCGGGTGCGGTACACCGGCTTCTCTTTCCTGGCGGTGGGGGTGGAGCCCGGACCGCACGCCCGGATGAAGGTCACCGCACTCGCCGTGTCGGGCGAGCGCATCGACCACTTCGAGATCGGCCGGGGCTGACCGTCGGGCCGGTCCTGGGACCGGCCCGTTCAGCCGGTCTCAGTGGCCCGTGGAGCCGCCGTTGTCCCTGCGGTCGAGGGCGCGCTGGAGGGCGGCGGCGGCATTGCGGCGCTCCGACTCGGTCGGGCGGGGGGTGTGACGGACGCGGCGGGCAGTCGTCTGGACCATGATGGATCGACTCCTTGAGATCGCGAGGATTTCGAGATCGAAAAATCGTGAAGCTGATTTCGAGATCGGGATTTCGAGGCGCCGGAAGGGGCGGGGAGCGGGCGCCGCAGGGGTTGCCTGCACAGGGCGCGCACTCACGACCGCCAGTCGCTGGATCTAGCGAGACGTTCGGCTCCTACAAAGCTAGGGCAGCTCGGCCGGTCTGTCTCCACAATTACTCGGACTTCCTACTATCTGAGACGGAGGTTTACGACCGGCCTCCCGCGACACCCCGGCGAAGGCCCGGATTTCCGGCGATCACGCCTGGTCAGAGGTGGTGACACGGCGACGGGACGCATCGGCCCGGCTGCCGTCGGCGAAGTGCGCCGGTCGTGGGAAACGAGTGGGAGACGATCAGGCGCGCTGCCCGAACTCCTGCACTCCCACCACCCGCAGCAGTTGCAGCCGTTCGTACGCCTCGCTGCCCGGCCGGGCCGTATGGATGACCAGACTCTGCCCGCAGGCCGCGCTGAGCAGTACCTCGCACTCCAGGTCCAGCAGCCCGACGACCGGGTGCAGGAACCGCTTGTGCTCGGCGCGGCGCAGTGCAACCCGGTGCTCGGTCCACAGGGTCTCGAACTCCTCGCTCCCCTCGCGCAGCTCCCGTACCAGGGCACCCAGCGGGACGTCCCCGGGACGTGCCGCGAGCACCGCCCGGAGCTGGGCCACATGCGTGCGGGAGTGCGTCTCGTGGTCCTCGGGCGGGAAGAGCACGCGCCCGGCCGGGTCGGTGAACCAGTCCCGGATGATGTTCCGGCCCGGCCGCGCCTCACCGGTCAGCGCGACGGCCATGGCGTTCTGCGCCAGCACTTCGCCCCGGTCGCTGAAGACCTGGGCGGGCGCGTCGTGCAGCCGGTCGAGGACCATCAGCAGCCCGGGGCGCACATGCTGGGTGGGGCCGTGCCGGTCGCGCGGCGGTTCCTCCCC
Coding sequences within it:
- a CDS encoding branched-chain amino acid aminotransferase, with the translated sequence MTTPTIELKPSSNPLSDAEREASMVNPGFGRRFTDHMVTIRWTEGRGWHDAQLVPYAPLSIDPANMTLHYGQEIFEGLKAYRQPDGSVATFRPEANAKRFQASARRLAMPELPVETFIAACDALVKQDQAWVPAHGGEESLYLRPFMIATEIGLGVRPANEYLFLVIASPAGAYFPGGVKPVSIWLSENRVRAVPGGMGDAKTGGNYAASLLAQAEAAEKGCDQVAYLDAVEHKWVEELGGMNLYFVYGNKIVTPALTGSLLAGVTRDSLLKVARDLGYESEEGRVSIDQWRDDTADGTLTEVFACGTAAVITPVGTVKSEGGEWTQSNGTPGEVTMKLRERLLDIQRGVAEDTHGWMHPLG
- a CDS encoding 3-isopropylmalate dehydrogenase, encoding MSRSINLAVIPGDGIGQEVVAQGLKVLNAVLPQDVKLETKEYDLGAQRWHRTGETLPDAELEALKAHDAILLGAIGDPSVPSGVLERGLLLKLRFAFDHFINLRPSKLFPNTATPLAGRPDIDFVVVREGTEGPYTGNGGSLRTGTPAEVATEVSVNTAYGVERVVRDAFERANARPRKKLTLVHKNNVLVYAGHMWKNIFDKVATEYPEVTTDYLHVDAATIFFVTQPERFDVIVTDNLFGDILTDLAAAVTGGIGLAASGNINPTGTFPSMFEPVHGSAPDIAGQGKADPTATVLSVALLLRHLGYEAEAVRIEDAVSADLAERDSSTSRTTDQIGDALAVRVAN
- the cimA gene encoding citramalate synthase, whose amino-acid sequence is MTTKAKPTDDSFHVFDTTLRDGAQREGINLTVADKLTIARHLDNFGVGFIEGGWPGANPRDTEFFARAQQEIEFKNAELVAFGATRRAGGRAAEDPQVKALLESGAPVITLVAKSHDRHVELALRTTLEENLEMVVDTVSYLREQGRRVFVDCEHFFDGYRANPEYAKAVVRAASEAGADVVILCDTNGGMLPAQVQAVVATVLADTGARLGIHAQDDTGCAVANTLAAVDAGATHVQCTANGYGERVGNANLFPVVAALELKYGKAVLPEGALADMTRVSHAIAEVVNLTPSTHQPYVGVSAFAHKAGLHASAIKVDPDLYQHIDPALVGNTMRMLVSDMAGRASIELKGKELGIDLGGDRALVGRVVERVKERELKGYTYEAADASFELLLRAEAEGRVRRYFRTESWRAIVEDRPDGTHANEATVKLWAKGERIVATAEGNGPVNALDRALRVALERIYPQLAKLELIDYKVRILEGRTGTESTTRVLITTGDGAGDWATVGVAENVIAASWQALEDAYTYGLLRAGVEPTE
- a CDS encoding agmatine deiminase family protein gives rise to the protein MPPEWAPHERTWMAWPGPNPTFETDAELDEARAAWATVARAVRRFEPVTMVVGPGQEDSARALLGPDVELAVRPLDDAWMRDIGPTFVTDGNRLAAVDWMFNGWGAQDWARWEHDQHIARSVAELADVPVQSSRLVNEGGAIHVDGEGTVLLTETVQLGKERNPDWTREQVESEIHARLGTEKAIWLPRGLSGDYGMYGTLGHVDIVAAFARPGTVVAHVQPDPAHPDHEVTRETVRILREATDARGRSLNVVEVPAPTVLQADGEWVDYSYINHYLCNGGVVLCAFDDPRDKEAAAIFGELFPDRTVTLVDARTIFAGGGGIHCITQQQPKV
- the ureA gene encoding urease subunit gamma; amino-acid sequence: MRLTPTERDRLLLFSAAELARARRARGLKLNVPEATALIADTVCEAARDGLRLAEAIEAARSVLGPDDVLPGVADVVTEVHVEAVFDDGSRLAVISRPLGEGLGDEGPGAVVPGPATPEPEPAVRLSVLNTATVPVSVTSHFHFFEANPRLDFAREAAYGMRLAVPAGSSVRFGPGESVEVGLVPIGGARVAIGFAGLVDGPLDAPGAREEALRRAAACGYLGVKGTGA
- a CDS encoding urease subunit alpha; this encodes MSRPTKHNDHCAPGSRHIDPHAYAATHGPRAGDRVRLGDSGLTVRVESDAQEYGEEFLAGFGKTARDGLHLKAAAVRDTCDVVISNVLVIDAVQGIRKVSIGIREGRIASIGRAGNPDTLDGVDVVVGTGTTIVSGEGMIATAGAVDTHVHLLSPRIMEASLASGVTTIIGQEFGPVWGVGVNSPWALRHAFNAFDAWPVNIGFLGRGSSSHQAPLVEALAEGGACGFKVHEDMGAHTRALDTALRVAEEHDVQVALHSDGLNECLSVEDTLKVLEGRTIHAFHIEGCGGGHVPNVLKMAGVENVIGSSTNPTLPFGRDAVAEHYGMIVSVHDLKTDLPGDAAMARDRIRAGTMGAEDVLHDLGAIGITSSDAQGMGRAGETVRRTFAMAGKMKAELGPMEGDGPADDNARVLRYIAKLTINPAIAHGLSHEIGSIETGKMADIVLWRPEFFGAKPQLVLKSGFPAYGVTGDPNAATDTCEPLVLGPQFGAYGATAADLSVAFVSQAATQLGADSMPTRRRRVGVRGTRGIGPGDLIHNSRTGEVAVDARSGLVTLDGDPLRSEPADSVSLNRLYFL
- a CDS encoding TetR/AcrR family transcriptional regulator; translated protein: MPPAPRRRNTAPPREELLAAAMATIAERGLDGLTMAGLGREVQMSSGHLLYYFRTKDELLLQTLEWSEGRLGAERGALMAGSATARERLDGYIDLYLPDGPRDPHWTLWLEVWNRSQNADDDARARQAAIEAAWHRDLVDLLERGASAGEFRPVDAGRFATRLRALLDGFSVHVAVGLPGTGRPQVLAQVREFIEESLAVR
- a CDS encoding MFS transporter, whose amino-acid sequence is MGREQWKKIWVGSAGNMVEWFDWFVYATFAVYFADSFFPEGNETANLMNTMGIFAVGFFMRPVGGWLLGRIGDRRGRKAALTLTVTLMSASAILIAAAPTYDVAGYGGVAVLLVARLLQGLSVGGEYAASATYLTEASAPHRRGFASSFQYVSMTAGQLVGLGLQIVLQRNMSEAALHSWGWRIPFIVGALAAAIVFYLRRSMLETEVYAESGAAEEADRGTLKALWRHKREAFLVMALTMGGTVAYYTYTTYLSKFLSKSAGMDKPTASLVSFCALFVFMCIQPLAGMLSDRIGRRPLLITFAVGSTFLTVPIMTMLKHAGTFWPAFGLALLALVVVTGYTSINACVKAELFPTGIRALGVALPYAIANALFGGTAEYVALWFKKAGIESGFYWYVAGCAAVSLVVYLTMRETRDIDLGRVGAEDADRADAEPSGATSVTPAS
- a CDS encoding helix-turn-helix transcriptional regulator, with translation MDLDRAELADFLRRCRARLEPADVGLTGGSRRRTPGLRREEVAQLAGASVDHYTRLEQSRGSRPSRQMLSALARALRLSGDERDHLFHLAGEEPPRDRHGPTQHVRPGLLMVLDRLHDAPAQVFSDRGEVLAQNAMAVALTGEARPGRNIIRDWFTDPAGRVLFPPEDHETHSRTHVAQLRAVLAARPGDVPLGALVRELREGSEEFETLWTEHRVALRRAEHKRFLHPVVGLLDLECEVLLSAACGQSLVIHTARPGSEAYERLQLLRVVGVQEFGQRA